One window from the genome of candidate division KSB1 bacterium encodes:
- a CDS encoding glycosyltransferase family 39 protein, protein MKAGQQQINEIIASPRFALFLIVLGGFALRLWGVTYGLPLLLHPDEPTFVRIAMHFGTGDLNPHWFGNPGNVFMYFLFFCYGLIYVAGRVFGVFSDMTAFVEYYRFHPSIFYLTGRVTEVLLGTASIHLVYKIAARLKNSTAGLIAALFLATSPLHVEHSKYVRIDIMSTFFVLLAVLYCLRLLESKESRHYLAAGACAGLALAAKYPTGAVIATVFFAFLLSKFEAFSNQAEEQTSPLRRMIVFLRAFLFDRQVLLGGLSIFLAFAVTTPYFFLDFKKAFHDLVYEVSTPHAGAVKQSMLAGLWWYISGPMREVGMNTLIEICALGGIVWLLFEKNKKAWIPLSFFALYFFIAGLAAAQFARWIIPLLPFLAIFAGVFVAQIFAVIARRVPRQRLIHAASVTVSVSLVVPQILQSAENSYRLTRPDTRQLCKTWIEQNLPPHSRIAQEHYTYVPTPETTYMLGEAHVNGFYILQKITLADTTFDYYQQSGFDYIMISTRGYDRFIQIPKYRRFYDELFQRGKLVKAFIPDEKEVIGPGIHIFKISNETSNGTVASTPRTTP, encoded by the coding sequence ATGAAAGCTGGTCAACAACAAATCAACGAGATCATCGCGTCACCCAGGTTTGCTCTTTTCCTCATCGTGCTGGGCGGTTTTGCCTTGCGCCTCTGGGGCGTGACCTACGGCCTGCCGCTGCTGCTGCATCCGGATGAGCCGACTTTTGTCCGCATTGCGATGCACTTCGGAACCGGCGATTTGAATCCGCATTGGTTCGGCAATCCCGGCAATGTCTTCATGTATTTTCTCTTTTTTTGTTACGGTCTCATTTATGTTGCCGGGCGTGTATTCGGCGTCTTTTCCGATATGACGGCTTTCGTGGAGTATTATCGGTTTCATCCGAGCATTTTTTATCTCACCGGTCGCGTGACGGAAGTACTTTTGGGCACGGCGTCGATCCATCTCGTGTATAAAATCGCAGCGCGCCTGAAAAACAGCACGGCTGGACTCATCGCCGCGCTGTTTCTCGCGACCTCGCCGTTGCACGTCGAGCATTCGAAGTACGTTCGCATCGATATCATGTCGACGTTCTTCGTGCTGCTGGCTGTTCTTTATTGTTTGCGCTTGCTGGAGAGCAAGGAAAGCCGGCATTATCTCGCGGCCGGGGCGTGCGCCGGTTTGGCGTTGGCCGCCAAATATCCCACCGGCGCAGTGATCGCAACGGTGTTCTTCGCGTTTTTGTTGTCCAAATTTGAGGCCTTTTCCAATCAAGCAGAAGAGCAAACCAGCCCTCTGCGCCGGATGATCGTTTTTCTCCGCGCTTTTCTTTTTGATCGCCAGGTCCTGCTGGGAGGCTTGAGTATTTTTTTAGCGTTCGCTGTCACCACACCGTATTTTTTTCTGGATTTTAAAAAAGCCTTTCATGATTTGGTTTATGAAGTGAGCACGCCGCATGCCGGCGCCGTCAAACAATCCATGCTCGCCGGCCTTTGGTGGTATATTTCCGGCCCGATGCGCGAAGTGGGCATGAACACGCTGATCGAAATTTGCGCGTTGGGAGGAATCGTTTGGCTGCTCTTTGAAAAAAACAAAAAAGCCTGGATTCCGCTGTCTTTTTTCGCGCTTTATTTTTTTATCGCCGGCTTGGCGGCGGCGCAATTTGCCCGCTGGATCATTCCCTTGCTGCCATTTTTGGCCATTTTTGCCGGCGTTTTCGTGGCCCAGATTTTTGCCGTGATCGCGCGCCGGGTACCCCGACAGCGATTGATCCACGCCGCCAGTGTGACCGTGAGCGTCTCGTTGGTTGTTCCCCAAATTTTGCAAAGCGCCGAAAACAGCTACCGGCTCACCCGCCCGGACACCCGGCAGTTGTGCAAAACCTGGATCGAACAAAATCTGCCGCCGCACAGCCGCATCGCCCAGGAACATTACACCTACGTGCCGACACCAGAAACAACGTATATGCTCGGCGAGGCGCACGTCAACGGATTTTATATTTTGCAAAAAATCACTCTGGCCGACACGACGTTTGACTATTATCAGCAAAGCGGCTTTGATTACATCATGATCAGCACCCGCGGCTACGATCGCTTCATTCAGATTCCAAAATACCGGCGCTTTTACGACGAGCTTTTTCAACGCGGAAAATTGGTGAAAGCGTTCATCCCGGATGAAAAAGAAGTTATCGGCCCCGGTATTCACATTTTTAAAATTTCAAACGAAACTTCAAATGGCACCGTCGCCTCAACACCGCGCACCACGCCATAG
- a CDS encoding oligosaccharide flippase family protein — protein MSTLRRLFRNTSVLIIANAIQPVLSFYLVVQISRILNVDGFGAYSTIFNYQAIFQILAAFGLKNLLTRNVAQQPEEIWRSLWHGSLVVLPISILSLGALIALTAALDYGAVVFWATVIVSLSLLAAGLIDVCEGVLAGIERLHIVGYSAVMENIFRVGMSLIALARGHGLLALVWIFVASRFIKAVFYFWYIHRHVAPFSSRNLRSDWAFARQLLLQARVFALTMMCVTIYWKVDISILSKIRGLDDVGVYSAAYRFLMLALVVVDSFVNSLFPIISNYFHAASSGKGAGEQFELACKKGLQLLLVLTLPLAVTLSLLADQIILLIYGAKYAGAIPVLRVLIWVVVPYAASQIFAYALVASNNQRDDLLVNAVSMVANIILNWFLIGRHGYMGAAAAALISIQIYVALQLPFVFPKVLKFDGKKLWLGAVKVFVAASSMATFILAFSQLRIWFLLPLAGLIYILSLLVVRAFSRQDLMLAMRVLK, from the coding sequence ATGAGCACGCTGCGCCGGTTATTTCGCAACACCTCGGTTTTGATCATCGCCAACGCGATTCAACCGGTGTTGTCATTTTACCTCGTCGTGCAAATCAGCCGGATCTTGAATGTCGACGGCTTCGGCGCCTATTCCACGATTTTCAATTATCAAGCGATCTTCCAAATCCTTGCGGCGTTCGGCTTGAAAAATCTGCTTACCCGCAACGTGGCGCAGCAGCCGGAGGAAATTTGGCGTTCGCTGTGGCACGGCAGTCTGGTGGTTTTGCCGATCTCGATTTTGAGCCTCGGCGCTTTGATCGCGCTGACGGCGGCGCTGGATTACGGCGCGGTGGTGTTCTGGGCGACGGTCATCGTCAGCCTGTCGCTGCTCGCCGCCGGTCTCATTGACGTCTGCGAAGGCGTTTTGGCCGGCATCGAGCGCCTGCACATCGTCGGCTACAGCGCCGTGATGGAAAATATTTTCCGCGTCGGGATGAGTTTGATCGCGCTGGCTCGCGGCCACGGCCTGCTGGCGCTGGTTTGGATTTTTGTTGCGAGCCGGTTTATCAAAGCGGTTTTTTATTTTTGGTACATCCATCGTCACGTGGCGCCGTTTTCGAGCCGCAACCTCCGCAGCGATTGGGCTTTTGCGCGCCAACTTTTGCTGCAAGCTCGCGTCTTCGCGCTGACGATGATGTGTGTGACGATCTACTGGAAAGTCGACATTTCGATTCTTTCCAAAATTCGCGGCCTCGACGATGTCGGCGTATACAGCGCCGCGTATCGCTTTCTCATGCTGGCGCTGGTAGTGGTGGACAGTTTCGTCAACTCGCTGTTTCCCATCATCTCGAACTATTTTCACGCCGCCTCCTCTGGCAAAGGCGCGGGTGAGCAGTTTGAATTGGCGTGCAAAAAAGGCCTTCAGCTTTTGCTGGTGCTCACGCTGCCGCTGGCTGTGACGCTGTCGCTGCTGGCCGATCAAATTATTTTGTTGATCTACGGCGCCAAATATGCCGGCGCCATTCCGGTTTTGCGCGTTTTGATCTGGGTGGTGGTGCCGTATGCCGCCTCGCAAATTTTTGCTTACGCTTTGGTGGCCAGCAACAATCAACGCGATGATTTGCTGGTCAACGCGGTGAGCATGGTCGCCAACATCATTTTGAATTGGTTCTTGATCGGCCGCCACGGTTACATGGGCGCCGCCGCTGCTGCGCTGATCTCGATTCAAATTTACGTCGCCTTGCAATTGCCCTTTGTCTTTCCGAAGGTGCTCAAATTTGACGGAAAGAAATTGTGGCTTGGCGCAGTCAAAGTTTTTGTCGCCGCCAGCTCAATGGCCACGTTTATTTTGGCCTTTTCACAACTCCGGATTTGGTTTTTGTTGCCATTAGCAGGTTTAATTTATATACTAAGTTTGCTGGTGGTCCGCGCCTTTTCCCGGCAAGATTTAATGTTGGCGATGCGCGTTTTGAAATAA
- a CDS encoding glycosyltransferase family 4 protein, whose amino-acid sequence MVITYFNYLWDIDGISAGSAIKAKEFIAALNRAGHTAHLEWRSPQPNAQPTLADKVRAGLKPKLQRYLHEPKRLARNLPHLWQEYFILKRQKPDVLFNRLELYYFSGLWLSRWLDLPLVVEADCPPAYEHVTFYGKDYLHLGPLPARIELANLRAADAIIVISNVLKKYYVEAGIPAEKMHVIANAADPKKFRPTPKDRELTEKYGLTNKTVVGWIGSLVGWSGIENVTEAARHILQTRPNVCLMMVGGGKNQEFFRTQLQTGDHADRVILPGTVPHRDVPRYLSCMDIVLAPYPKLEFWYASSMKIFEYMAAGKTVLATDVGQVGEIIEDGVNGFLFDPDKNGELREKIAALVDSPEARQRVGVQARRDIEQKWNWDNNAKKMIEIFENVLQHRRHSKKPA is encoded by the coding sequence TTGGTTATCACCTATTTCAATTATCTCTGGGACATCGACGGCATTTCAGCCGGCTCGGCGATCAAGGCCAAGGAATTCATCGCGGCGCTCAACCGCGCCGGACACACGGCGCATTTGGAATGGCGCTCGCCACAGCCAAACGCTCAGCCGACACTCGCAGACAAAGTTCGCGCCGGCTTGAAACCGAAGCTGCAGCGTTACTTGCATGAGCCGAAGCGGCTGGCTCGCAACCTGCCGCATTTGTGGCAGGAATATTTCATTCTCAAACGGCAAAAACCCGATGTGCTGTTCAATCGCCTGGAACTTTATTATTTCTCCGGATTGTGGCTGTCGCGCTGGCTCGATCTGCCGTTGGTCGTCGAGGCCGATTGCCCCCCGGCTTACGAACACGTGACGTTTTATGGCAAAGATTACCTGCATCTCGGACCCTTGCCCGCTCGCATCGAGCTTGCCAATCTCCGCGCCGCCGACGCCATCATCGTCATCTCCAACGTCTTGAAAAAATATTATGTCGAGGCCGGCATTCCGGCCGAAAAGATGCACGTGATCGCCAATGCCGCTGATCCGAAAAAATTTCGCCCGACGCCGAAGGATCGTGAGTTGACGGAAAAATACGGACTCACGAATAAAACCGTCGTCGGCTGGATCGGCTCGTTAGTCGGCTGGAGCGGCATCGAGAACGTGACAGAGGCCGCTCGGCATATTTTGCAAACGCGGCCGAATGTTTGTTTGATGATGGTCGGCGGTGGCAAAAATCAGGAATTTTTTCGCACGCAGCTTCAGACCGGCGATCACGCCGATCGCGTGATTTTGCCCGGCACCGTCCCGCACCGCGACGTGCCGCGTTATCTGTCGTGCATGGACATCGTGCTGGCGCCATATCCCAAGCTGGAGTTCTGGTACGCCTCTTCGATGAAAATTTTTGAATACATGGCCGCCGGCAAAACCGTGCTGGCCACGGACGTCGGCCAGGTTGGAGAAATCATCGAGGACGGCGTCAACGGCTTTCTTTTCGATCCCGACAAAAACGGCGAGCTGCGGGAAAAAATCGCGGCGCTGGTCGATTCGCCCGAAGCCCGGCAGCGCGTCGGCGTGCAAGCCCGGCGCGACATCGAGCAAAAATGGAACTGGGACAACAACGCCAAAAAAATGATTGAGATTTTTGAAAACGTTCTGCAACACCGGCGACATTCCAAGAAACCTGCATGA
- a CDS encoding SxtJ family membrane protein: MIREEIKSIKATTSEARKFGLTIGILLLVIAGFLFWKQRPSFAYFAHVGGGLALLGLIAPILLKPIYKIWMSFAVVMGFIMTRVILTIVYFGLFTPMALAAKLFGKDLLKQRWDKSATTYWEKRPAAAFDPKSAENMF, from the coding sequence ATGATACGCGAAGAAATCAAATCAATCAAAGCGACAACCTCTGAAGCCCGAAAATTCGGCTTGACCATCGGCATTTTGTTGCTGGTGATCGCCGGCTTTCTCTTTTGGAAGCAAAGGCCGAGCTTTGCGTATTTTGCCCATGTCGGCGGTGGATTGGCGCTGCTGGGATTGATCGCGCCGATTTTGTTAAAGCCGATTTACAAAATCTGGATGTCGTTCGCCGTGGTCATGGGGTTCATCATGACCCGCGTCATTTTGACGATTGTTTATTTCGGCTTGTTCACGCCGATGGCGCTGGCGGCCAAGCTTTTTGGCAAGGATCTGCTCAAGCAACGCTGGGATAAAAGCGCCACGACTTACTGGGAGAAACGTCCGGCTGCAGCGTTTGACCCGAAATCCGCCGAGAACATGTTTTAG
- a CDS encoding putative glycoside hydrolase — translation MKQKFVAVKRLGGSCLGVLILGALIIAAAIVSKELPVYANKKAPPRVNGLPNHRYPRIGSFQWPGAVPDWYARFDLLDTGTSGFEQGGNFARSIKAINPNVIILPSRDWNAGPGGYDGSEVPREWITRHSDGRFVNLYFETDYYMDMTDFCPRATSGRWAGKRYNEIVAEWHLSFVDLTVIDGVATDGLWNFPYSAQGDIDLDRNGVNDFKEHGEDWISGHITNGINKILADLRKRMGPNKAILVNSGGMHTWGWEYTNGLLKEHSAIFYSLGDVNYNMDVYHDFMRKAPQPHVTLIDGETGHGVPGHEPVPRNNFRHMRFWLGFTLMGDGYFSFSVNEEHMYTVWYDEFEIDLGYPTIAAQKIREGADGAGGLWVRFFDEGAVIFNGTGVPQQVSDGDLARIPGYAGPYYHFRGGQDPKVNNGARFTSETVGGEITRLSGGSEAVTGESVILLKSPKEIVSDIIVDNWHHGTSPASTEAALKGRWINLPHSGDQSGGGYYTLRNRYFADYFDPGNLYGYAMANKGDGSDYAVYRPTVGLAGNYEVFEWHGFLGNGPGDVREATNVKYKIKYSGGEKTVVVDQSQNYGRWNSLGTYYFSTGQSGQVSFDNNTDGPIMADAIKFVFRGSDPNRDRTPPQPPKGVRVTQ, via the coding sequence ATGAAACAAAAATTCGTTGCGGTCAAACGTTTAGGTGGGAGCTGCCTGGGTGTTTTGATTTTGGGAGCGTTGATCATCGCTGCTGCCATCGTGTCGAAAGAATTACCGGTTTACGCCAATAAAAAAGCCCCACCGCGTGTGAACGGCCTGCCGAACCATCGCTATCCCCGCATCGGCAGTTTTCAATGGCCGGGGGCGGTGCCGGATTGGTACGCCCGTTTCGATCTGTTGGACACCGGCACCAGCGGCTTTGAGCAGGGCGGCAATTTTGCGCGATCCATCAAAGCGATCAATCCCAATGTGATCATCCTGCCCTCGCGTGATTGGAACGCCGGCCCCGGCGGCTATGACGGTTCGGAGGTTCCGCGCGAGTGGATCACTCGCCATTCCGACGGCAGATTCGTCAATCTGTATTTTGAAACCGACTATTACATGGACATGACCGATTTCTGCCCCCGCGCCACCAGCGGCCGCTGGGCCGGAAAGCGCTACAATGAAATCGTTGCCGAATGGCACTTGAGCTTCGTTGATCTCACCGTCATCGACGGCGTCGCAACCGATGGCTTGTGGAATTTTCCTTACAGCGCCCAAGGCGACATCGATTTGGATCGCAACGGCGTCAACGATTTCAAAGAACACGGGGAAGATTGGATTTCAGGACACATTACCAACGGCATCAACAAGATTCTCGCCGACCTGCGCAAGCGCATGGGGCCGAACAAGGCGATTCTCGTCAACAGCGGCGGCATGCACACCTGGGGCTGGGAGTATACCAATGGCTTGCTCAAGGAACATTCTGCCATTTTTTACTCACTCGGCGATGTCAATTACAACATGGACGTTTATCATGATTTCATGAGGAAGGCGCCGCAGCCGCACGTGACGTTGATCGATGGCGAAACCGGACACGGCGTGCCCGGGCACGAACCGGTACCGCGCAACAACTTCCGCCACATGCGATTTTGGCTGGGGTTCACGTTGATGGGAGATGGATACTTTTCCTTTTCGGTCAACGAAGAACACATGTACACAGTGTGGTATGACGAATTTGAGATCGACCTCGGCTATCCCACCATCGCGGCGCAGAAAATTCGCGAAGGCGCCGATGGCGCCGGCGGCTTATGGGTGCGCTTTTTTGACGAAGGCGCGGTGATTTTTAATGGCACCGGCGTGCCGCAGCAGGTTTCGGACGGCGATTTGGCGAGAATTCCGGGTTATGCCGGGCCTTATTATCATTTTCGCGGCGGCCAGGATCCAAAAGTCAATAACGGCGCCCGCTTCACCAGCGAGACCGTCGGCGGCGAGATCACCCGCCTCAGCGGCGGCAGCGAAGCAGTTACCGGCGAATCTGTGATCTTGTTAAAATCACCGAAGGAAATCGTTTCCGACATCATCGTCGACAACTGGCATCACGGCACCTCACCGGCCAGTACCGAGGCTGCGCTGAAAGGCCGTTGGATCAACCTGCCGCATTCCGGCGATCAGAGCGGCGGCGGCTATTACACGCTGCGCAACCGCTACTTTGCCGATTATTTCGATCCCGGCAATCTTTATGGCTACGCCATGGCCAATAAAGGTGACGGCTCGGATTACGCCGTTTATCGTCCGACGGTCGGCCTGGCCGGCAACTATGAGGTTTTCGAGTGGCACGGTTTTTTGGGCAATGGGCCGGGCGATGTCCGCGAAGCCACAAATGTGAAGTATAAAATCAAATATAGCGGCGGCGAAAAAACCGTTGTCGTTGATCAATCGCAGAATTATGGTCGCTGGAACTCGCTCGGAACTTATTACTTCAGCACCGGCCAGAGCGGGCAAGTTTCTTTTGACAACAACACCGACGGCCCGATCATGGCCGATGCGATCAAATTCGTTTTTCGCGGCAGCGATCCCAACCGCGACCGCACCCCGCCGCAGCCGCCCAAAGGCGTGCGCGTGACGCAGTAG
- a CDS encoding carbamoyltransferase, with protein sequence MAVLSITQGHDTGAVIVKDGRMLAAISEERLSRVKMDTQFPARSIQAVLEVAGLKPEAIKHVVIPELRKGEDILKNIFPKYPQSVFAGVNGEATLGDRARQLVMSSALLCKTYPRMAILYRQYEKQLREMFPQAQLHRVEHHLTHAASAYYTSGFKKALVITADAWGDFVSTMICLGEGKKLTPVHRCYYPNSLGHYYQSLTNWLGFRGGRHEGKILGLAAFGNPASPVYDRIKGLLSCDGLDVHAPNMMGKLWHKKFPFGQNCLMRELIANYKREDIAAAFQRRFEEVVTQLVRNALERYQVEDVCLAGGIFANVKLNQRVFEVSGVSRIFIFPNMGDGGVCAGGALYYDINQNGSAGSELPHAYLGPAYSEKEMEAALRRRGVEFEYHRDISTTVAELLTKGKVVARCDGAMEYGPRALGNRTIMYPATDPAVNKWLNDRLKRTEFMPFAPVTLAEEAPRCYKNLRGAEYPAKFMTITFDCTDFMRSVSPAAVHVDNTARPQLIDEQTNPAYYRIIKEYFKRTGIPSVINTSFNMHEEPIVCTPDDAIRAFQLGHLDYLALGPFLVKGQGQE encoded by the coding sequence ATGGCTGTCTTATCCATCACACAAGGTCACGATACCGGCGCGGTCATCGTCAAAGACGGGCGCATGCTCGCCGCCATCAGTGAAGAACGGTTGTCGCGGGTTAAAATGGACACGCAATTTCCGGCGCGCTCTATTCAGGCCGTGCTCGAAGTTGCCGGTTTGAAGCCGGAAGCGATCAAACACGTGGTCATTCCGGAGCTGCGCAAAGGTGAGGACATTCTCAAAAACATTTTTCCGAAATATCCGCAAAGCGTTTTTGCCGGCGTCAACGGCGAAGCCACGCTCGGCGACCGCGCCCGGCAGTTGGTGATGTCGAGCGCGTTGCTGTGCAAAACTTATCCGCGCATGGCGATTCTGTATCGCCAATATGAAAAACAACTGCGCGAGATGTTTCCGCAAGCGCAGTTGCATCGTGTCGAGCATCACCTCACGCACGCGGCCTCGGCCTACTACACCAGCGGTTTCAAAAAGGCCTTGGTGATCACCGCCGATGCCTGGGGCGATTTCGTTTCGACGATGATCTGCCTCGGCGAGGGCAAAAAATTGACACCGGTGCATCGCTGTTATTATCCGAACTCCCTCGGCCATTATTACCAAAGCTTGACCAACTGGCTTGGATTTCGCGGCGGCCGGCACGAGGGTAAAATTCTCGGCCTCGCGGCGTTTGGCAATCCGGCCTCGCCGGTTTATGATCGCATCAAAGGTTTGCTGAGTTGCGACGGTCTGGACGTGCACGCGCCGAACATGATGGGCAAGCTCTGGCACAAAAAATTTCCCTTCGGCCAAAACTGTTTGATGCGTGAGCTGATCGCCAACTACAAACGCGAAGACATTGCCGCCGCGTTTCAGCGCCGCTTCGAGGAAGTCGTGACACAGTTGGTGCGCAATGCCCTGGAGCGCTACCAGGTGGAAGACGTCTGTTTGGCTGGCGGCATTTTTGCAAATGTAAAATTGAATCAGCGGGTGTTTGAAGTGTCGGGGGTGAGCCGCATTTTCATTTTTCCAAACATGGGCGACGGCGGCGTCTGCGCCGGCGGCGCGTTGTATTATGATATCAATCAAAACGGTTCGGCCGGCAGCGAATTGCCACACGCTTATCTTGGTCCGGCGTACTCGGAAAAAGAGATGGAAGCCGCCCTGCGCCGGCGCGGCGTCGAGTTTGAGTATCACCGGGATATTTCAACCACCGTCGCCGAGTTGTTGACGAAAGGCAAAGTGGTGGCGCGCTGCGATGGCGCGATGGAATACGGCCCGCGGGCACTGGGCAATCGCACCATCATGTATCCGGCCACCGATCCGGCCGTGAACAAATGGCTCAATGACCGCCTCAAGCGCACCGAGTTCATGCCGTTTGCGCCGGTGACACTGGCGGAAGAGGCGCCTCGCTGCTACAAGAATTTGCGCGGCGCGGAATATCCGGCGAAGTTCATGACCATCACGTTTGATTGCACGGATTTCATGCGTTCGGTTTCGCCGGCGGCGGTGCACGTTGACAACACGGCGCGGCCGCAATTGATCGACGAGCAAACCAACCCGGCTTATTATCGCATCATCAAGGAATATTTCAAGCGCACCGGCATTCCGAGTGTGATCAACACCAGTTTCAACATGCACGAGGAGCCGATTGTTTGCACGCCGGACGACGCGATTCGCGCCTTTCAGCTCGGGCATCTGGATTATCTCGCGCTCGGGCCGTTTTTGGTCAAGGGGCAAGGTCAGGAGTAG
- a CDS encoding glycosyltransferase has protein sequence MNEKQNPRRLRVLQVVDGFRLGGAEKKLLELIARLDRRKFEVLVANVGPAGPLGKAFGELGVEIFHFPRHFGFDPLPLWRLFRLMRQRRIDLVQTTLLWADLIGPLAAKWAGVPAVVSWETVSHEGDPFHNNFQRRVGYEWAMQFVDVIIPVSEEIKRSLMRRRGIPEHKIRVIHYGVDLKKFHPNGHDHALAKRLEFGAARDDVLIGIVARLEPPKGHRFFVEAFAEVVKRFPRARAIFAGDGSLRAELEKSIRQAGLGESIRLLGTRDDVTEILNSIDLFVLPSISEGLPNVLLEAMACQKPVIATEIGGISEVVHDGENGYLVPPGDSVALQAALLKALSEREKWAILAQRARLTVESAFSLEHQVASFEAIYTKLHAAKTRRKI, from the coding sequence ATGAACGAGAAACAAAATCCCCGCCGCTTGCGGGTCTTGCAAGTTGTCGATGGTTTCCGTCTGGGCGGCGCCGAGAAAAAACTTTTGGAGTTGATCGCCAGGCTCGACCGGCGAAAATTCGAGGTGTTGGTCGCCAATGTCGGGCCTGCCGGGCCATTGGGAAAAGCCTTTGGCGAGCTGGGCGTCGAAATTTTTCATTTCCCGCGACACTTTGGGTTTGACCCGCTGCCGCTGTGGCGGCTCTTTCGTTTGATGCGGCAGCGCCGGATCGACCTCGTGCAGACGACGCTGCTGTGGGCCGATCTCATCGGCCCGCTGGCGGCGAAATGGGCCGGCGTGCCGGCGGTGGTGTCGTGGGAAACCGTTTCCCACGAGGGCGATCCTTTTCACAATAATTTTCAGCGCCGCGTTGGTTATGAATGGGCGATGCAATTCGTCGACGTGATCATTCCGGTTTCCGAAGAGATCAAACGTTCTTTGATGCGCCGGCGCGGCATTCCGGAGCATAAAATTCGCGTCATTCATTATGGCGTTGATTTAAAAAAATTTCATCCGAACGGCCACGATCACGCGCTGGCCAAACGCCTGGAATTTGGCGCGGCCCGCGATGACGTGCTGATCGGAATTGTTGCGCGGCTGGAGCCGCCCAAAGGCCATCGTTTCTTTGTCGAAGCGTTTGCCGAAGTCGTCAAACGTTTTCCCCGCGCGCGTGCGATTTTTGCCGGCGACGGATCGCTGCGCGCCGAGCTGGAAAAGAGCATTCGTCAAGCCGGCCTCGGCGAAAGCATCAGGCTTTTGGGAACGCGCGACGATGTGACGGAAATTCTGAATTCCATTGACCTGTTCGTGTTGCCTTCGATTTCCGAGGGCCTGCCCAATGTTTTGCTCGAGGCCATGGCCTGCCAAAAGCCGGTGATCGCCACTGAAATCGGCGGCATTTCGGAAGTGGTGCACGACGGCGAAAACGGTTATCTGGTTCCGCCGGGTGATAGCGTCGCCCTGCAAGCCGCCCTGCTGAAAGCTCTGTCGGAGCGGGAGAAATGGGCCATCCTGGCGCAGCGTGCTCGCCTCACGGTCGAAAGCGCGTTTTCGCTGGAGCACCAAGTGGCCAGCTTTGAAGCGATTTATACGAAGCTTCATGCCGCGAAAACGCGCCGGAAAATATGA